In a genomic window of Atribacterota bacterium:
- a CDS encoding DUF488 family protein yields MPIALKRIYEAPVPQDGYRVLVDRLWPRGLSKERTKIDQWLKEAAPSDWLRKSFHSGELSWDDFERSYLLELEKHEKILKTLVEHSRKDQVTLLFSSKNEEKNNASVLKHYLIKLESRKELF; encoded by the coding sequence ATGCCTATTGCATTAAAGCGTATCTATGAAGCACCTGTACCACAGGACGGATATCGTGTTCTTGTTGATCGGCTTTGGCCCCGTGGACTTTCTAAAGAACGGACAAAAATAGACCAATGGCTTAAAGAAGCCGCTCCTTCGGATTGGTTACGAAAGTCTTTCCATTCAGGTGAATTAAGCTGGGATGATTTTGAAAGAAGTTATTTATTGGAGTTGGAGAAACACGAGAAAATACTGAAGACTTTGGTAGAACATTCCAGGAAAGATCAGGTTACCTTACTCTTTAGTTCTAAGAATGAAGAAAAAAATAATGCCTCAGTTTTAAAACATTATCTGATAAAATTAGAATCCAGAAAAGAATTATTTTAG
- a CDS encoding DUF72 domain-containing protein gives MVYSEEVGNKYLSEYAKHYDTAEIDQLFWSLFPGNKVVLPRPEVIREYVSSVSQQFQFSVKVQNSITLTHYYSQNKKMPLTDPPLFLSNELFAEFYHLLHPMKDHLTAFIFQFEYLNNKKMPGQKIFQDKISRFMSRCPSDINYCIEIRNLNYLNKEYFSFLKSSNLSHVFLQGYYMPPIFNLYKKYHDLIEKFTVIRLMGGDRKVMEEKSQGNWN, from the coding sequence ATTGTCTATTCAGAAGAGGTTGGTAATAAGTATCTATCAGAATATGCTAAGCATTATGATACAGCTGAAATTGACCAGTTGTTCTGGTCGTTGTTTCCGGGTAACAAAGTTGTTTTACCCAGACCGGAAGTTATCAGGGAATATGTGTCCTCTGTCTCCCAACAATTTCAGTTTAGTGTAAAAGTCCAGAATTCCATTACTCTGACTCATTATTATTCGCAAAACAAAAAAATGCCCTTAACTGACCCCCCCCTTTTTCTCTCTAATGAACTTTTTGCTGAATTTTACCATTTACTGCATCCCATGAAAGATCATCTAACTGCATTTATCTTTCAGTTTGAATATCTGAATAACAAGAAGATGCCAGGTCAAAAAATTTTTCAGGACAAAATTTCCAGGTTTATGAGCAGGTGTCCATCTGATATAAATTATTGTATAGAGATTAGAAATCTCAATTACCTGAATAAAGAATATTTTTCTTTTTTAAAATCCTCTAATCTGAGTCATGTATTTTTGCAAGGATATTACATGCCTCCTATCTTTAACCTGTATAAAAAATATCATGATCTCATTGAAAAATTTACTGTAATTAGACTTATGGGTGGTGATCGAAAGGTAATGGAAGAGAAAAGCCAGGGTAATTGGAATTAG
- a CDS encoding NADH-dependent [FeFe] hydrogenase, group A6, which produces MAVKVEINNIPLEVEEGTTILKAAQKIGIKISTLCYLEGLQNPGSCRMCVVEVEGMATLPPSCITEVTEGMKIKTNSKRVRNARKVLLELLLSSHPWECNTCDRNQNCELQALAEEYGIREVRFQSDKEKLPLDTSTPGIVRDPNKCILCRRCVSACQEVQKVATLAPRYRGFNTIIGPGQVDLLSDAVCVQCGQCAVVCPVGAIIEHDDTDKIWEALEDPNKYVIVQTAPAIRAALGECFDLPPGTLVKGRMVNALRRLGFKQVFDTNFAADLTIIEEGNELLTRLKKKLVDKDEKVKLPMFTSCSPGWINYMEHFYPELMDNVSTCKSPQQMFGAVAKTYFADKIGIKKEDMVVVSIMPCTAKKFECNRDEMTDSGVQDVDYVLTTRELGKMIKQAGIDFVNLPDGEMDAPLGISTGAADIFANTGGVMEAALRTAYEIVTGRPLPFDKLHVTSIQGLEGVKEAQLTIKGVLPEWKFLEGVTLKVAVAHGLGHANKVIEAILKGEKEYHFIEIMTCPGGCIGGGGQPRMTNDEVRKARIQAIYKEDEGREFRKSHENSAIKQLYAEFLKKPLGEKSHHLLHTNYFNKKNKKIVEIL; this is translated from the coding sequence ATGGCAGTAAAAGTTGAAATAAATAATATACCTTTAGAAGTTGAGGAAGGAACAACCATTTTAAAAGCTGCTCAAAAGATAGGCATTAAGATCTCAACTCTTTGTTATTTAGAAGGACTCCAGAATCCTGGTTCTTGTCGTATGTGTGTTGTAGAAGTAGAAGGTATGGCTACTTTGCCACCCTCTTGTATAACTGAAGTAACGGAAGGTATGAAAATCAAAACAAACAGTAAAAGAGTAAGAAATGCTAGGAAGGTTCTATTAGAACTACTTTTAAGTTCACATCCCTGGGAATGTAATACCTGTGACCGAAATCAGAATTGTGAATTACAAGCATTAGCTGAAGAATATGGAATTAGAGAGGTAAGATTTCAATCTGACAAAGAAAAACTTCCTCTTGATACCAGCACCCCAGGTATAGTTAGAGACCCAAATAAATGTATTTTATGCCGTCGATGTGTTTCTGCCTGTCAGGAAGTACAAAAGGTGGCAACCTTGGCTCCCCGTTACCGTGGATTCAACACCATTATTGGTCCTGGACAAGTTGATTTATTATCAGATGCTGTTTGTGTCCAATGTGGACAATGTGCTGTCGTTTGCCCTGTAGGTGCCATTATAGAACATGATGATACTGATAAAATCTGGGAAGCTCTGGAAGATCCGAACAAATATGTCATAGTGCAAACTGCTCCGGCTATTCGCGCAGCATTGGGCGAATGTTTTGACTTACCGCCAGGTACCCTGGTTAAAGGTCGCATGGTTAATGCTTTGAGGAGATTAGGATTTAAACAGGTGTTTGATACTAATTTTGCTGCTGATCTTACTATCATAGAAGAAGGAAATGAATTGTTGACCCGCCTCAAGAAGAAGTTAGTAGATAAAGATGAAAAGGTAAAATTGCCCATGTTTACTTCCTGCTCTCCCGGTTGGATTAATTACATGGAGCATTTCTATCCTGAATTGATGGATAATGTTTCTACCTGTAAATCACCACAGCAGATGTTTGGAGCTGTTGCCAAGACCTATTTTGCTGATAAAATCGGTATAAAGAAGGAAGATATGGTAGTAGTATCAATTATGCCCTGTACTGCCAAAAAATTTGAATGTAATCGCGATGAAATGACCGACAGCGGAGTTCAGGATGTGGATTATGTCCTGACCACTCGGGAATTAGGAAAGATGATTAAACAAGCCGGCATTGACTTCGTTAACCTACCAGATGGAGAAATGGATGCTCCATTAGGTATTTCTACCGGAGCAGCAGATATTTTTGCCAATACCGGCGGGGTTATGGAAGCCGCCCTTCGTACTGCCTATGAAATTGTTACCGGCAGACCTCTGCCCTTTGATAAACTCCATGTAACCTCTATTCAAGGATTGGAGGGAGTAAAAGAGGCTCAGCTAACTATAAAAGGTGTATTACCGGAATGGAAGTTCTTAGAAGGAGTGACCTTGAAAGTTGCAGTTGCTCACGGACTTGGACATGCAAATAAAGTTATCGAGGCAATCTTAAAAGGAGAAAAAGAATATCATTTTATTGAAATAATGACTTGTCCAGGTGGTTGTATAGGCGGAGGCGGTCAACCACGTATGACCAATGATGAAGTAAGAAAAGCCAGAATTCAGGCAATCTATAAAGAAGATGAGGGACGAGAATTTAGAAAATCCCATGAAAATTCAGCCATTAAACAATTGTATGCTGAATTTTTAAAAAAACCATTGGGCGAAAAATCCCACCATCTTCTTCATACTAACTACTTTAATAAGAAAAATAAAAAAATAGTTGAAATCTTATGA
- a CDS encoding ECF transporter S component, with the protein MHQTNIKWLTRTSILLAIALLFQMGAFPQFITGPLVNAVLYLASMIVGWQGGILIGILTPIIAAIWGILPPPLIPLIPFIALGNSVLVISFFLLKSSNKFLGIIIASIVKFIILVTAVNLLVQVPAPIAQMMSFPQFVTACTGGLIAILILYFLKNIHL; encoded by the coding sequence ATGCACCAAACCAATATTAAATGGCTAACGAGGACTTCAATTTTATTAGCTATTGCCTTACTATTCCAAATGGGAGCTTTCCCTCAATTTATAACTGGTCCATTAGTAAACGCAGTGCTGTATCTGGCATCAATGATAGTCGGATGGCAAGGAGGAATTTTAATAGGTATTTTAACTCCAATTATAGCAGCAATATGGGGAATCTTGCCTCCTCCCCTTATTCCTTTAATTCCCTTTATAGCACTTGGAAATAGTGTATTAGTAATTTCATTTTTCTTATTAAAATCTAGCAATAAATTTTTAGGAATTATCATCGCATCTATAGTTAAATTCATTATACTGGTAACGGCAGTAAATTTATTGGTACAGGTTCCAGCTCCCATTGCTCAAATGATGAGTTTTCCCCAATTCGTTACTGCCTGTACAGGTGGTTTAATTGCCATTTTAATTTTATATTTCTTAAAGAATATCCATCTTTAA